A genome region from Vogesella indigofera includes the following:
- the ppx gene encoding exopolyphosphatase: protein MNSTTPPYDVLATVDLGSNSFRLQVSRVVDDQLYPLDVLKETVRLGGGLTEDKLLQQDTIDRALACMARFGERLRGFEPRQVRIVGTNTLRVAKNAPAFISEAERLLGFPIEIIAGREEARLIYLGAAHSLPATKERRLVVDIGGGSTEFIIGSQYKAHVTESLPLGCVTYSLRYFTAGKISKVAFRDAELAAASEIQRITHAYPQSEWQLAVGTSGTARSLRDILEINDWTSGEITLRGMLRLREELLRFGSFKTIDLNGLKPDRAPVICGGLAVMIAVFQTLQIERMIVTDGALRDGVLYDLLGRQREKDMRDSTIAQFKRRYHVDTAQAERVLRLAEQFYGMVAPGGPLLKCLSWAAKVHEIGLSIAHTAYHKHSAYILQYADMPGFSRREQSELATIVLGHRGDMGKMMREIADPELWHAVLALRLAALFCRSRNDVDGQAVQNVQQTMNGYAITIDSDWLEANPLTTSAFGQEVGQWRRVGMLLELRQA from the coding sequence TTGAACAGTACTACGCCCCCCTACGATGTATTGGCCACCGTCGACCTCGGTTCGAACAGTTTCCGACTGCAAGTGTCGCGCGTGGTGGACGACCAGCTGTACCCCCTGGATGTATTGAAGGAAACCGTCCGTCTGGGCGGTGGCCTCACCGAAGACAAGCTGCTGCAACAGGACACCATCGATCGCGCGCTGGCCTGCATGGCGCGCTTTGGCGAGCGGCTGCGCGGCTTCGAGCCCCGCCAGGTGCGCATCGTCGGCACCAACACCCTGCGCGTGGCGAAGAACGCCCCGGCGTTCATCAGCGAGGCCGAACGGCTGCTGGGCTTCCCGATCGAGATCATTGCCGGGCGCGAAGAAGCGCGCCTGATCTACCTTGGCGCCGCGCACAGCCTGCCGGCCACCAAGGAGCGCCGGCTGGTGGTCGACATCGGTGGCGGCTCCACCGAATTCATCATCGGCAGCCAGTACAAGGCGCACGTCACCGAGAGCCTGCCGCTGGGCTGCGTCACCTACAGCCTGCGCTATTTCACTGCCGGCAAGATCAGCAAGGTCGCGTTCCGCGACGCCGAGCTGGCCGCCGCCAGCGAGATCCAGCGCATCACCCACGCCTATCCGCAGAGCGAATGGCAGCTGGCGGTCGGTACCTCCGGCACCGCGCGTTCGCTGCGCGACATCCTGGAAATCAACGACTGGACCAGCGGCGAGATCACCCTGCGCGGCATGCTGCGCCTGCGCGAGGAGCTGCTGCGCTTCGGCTCGTTCAAGACCATCGACCTGAACGGCCTCAAGCCGGACCGGGCGCCGGTGATCTGTGGCGGCCTCGCGGTGATGATCGCGGTGTTCCAGACCCTGCAGATCGAGCGCATGATCGTCACCGATGGCGCACTGCGCGACGGCGTGCTCTATGATCTGCTGGGCCGACAGCGGGAGAAGGACATGCGTGACTCCACCATTGCCCAGTTCAAGCGCCGTTATCACGTCGATACCGCGCAGGCGGAACGGGTGTTGCGCCTGGCCGAGCAGTTTTACGGCATGGTGGCGCCGGGCGGCCCGCTGCTGAAATGCCTGAGCTGGGCGGCCAAGGTGCACGAGATCGGGCTGTCGATCGCGCACACCGCCTACCACAAGCATTCCGCGTACATCCTGCAGTATGCCGACATGCCGGGCTTCTCGCGGCGCGAGCAGAGCGAGCTGGCCACCATCGTGCTTGGCCACCGTGGCGACATGGGCAAGATGATGCGCGAGATCGCGGATCCGGAACTGTGGCACGCGGTACTGGCGCTGCGCCTCGCCGCGCTGTTCTGCCGCAGCCGCAACGATGTCGATGGCCAGGCGGTGCAGAACGTGCAGCAGACCATGAACGGCTACGCCATCACCATCGACAGCGACTGGCTGGAGGCCAATCCGCTGACCACCAGCGCCTTCGGCCAGGAAGTCGGCCAGTGGCGCCGTGTCGGCATGTTGCTGGAGCTGCGTCAGGCCTGA